Proteins encoded within one genomic window of Acinetobacter sp. WCHA55:
- a CDS encoding FHA domain-containing protein, producing the protein MTWKIQAITGELTGQEISIDRDMLVGRHQTADILLQQSEISRKHAAFLLKDQSLWLQDLGSSNGTYVNDVQIAAETLLKQGDIVQFASLKFSVFEPAKALENVVESLEAATLGATVVDAPINQPSEAVAASETAQAEVSADKPAVEPEQPKTAAQHMNDQGMPELKERDGNVSLTRDGMPQNVGIPKPAPIPAGGDLNAPSAPQVENNEVPKVQVTQELETQKNASLGLISIIVLIILAIIAWLMFK; encoded by the coding sequence ATGACTTGGAAAATACAAGCAATTACTGGCGAATTAACGGGTCAGGAAATTAGCATTGACCGTGATATGTTGGTCGGTCGTCATCAAACGGCGGATATTTTATTACAACAATCTGAAATTTCGCGTAAACATGCGGCCTTTTTACTGAAAGACCAGTCTTTGTGGTTACAAGACTTGGGTTCTTCAAATGGCACATATGTGAATGATGTGCAAATTGCGGCAGAAACGTTGTTGAAGCAGGGTGATATTGTCCAGTTTGCAAGCTTAAAGTTTTCAGTCTTTGAGCCTGCTAAAGCGCTAGAAAACGTAGTGGAATCGTTAGAAGCTGCAACTTTGGGTGCAACTGTGGTTGATGCGCCGATTAACCAACCATCTGAAGCGGTGGCAGCTTCAGAAACGGCCCAAGCGGAAGTGAGTGCTGACAAGCCTGCTGTGGAGCCAGAACAGCCGAAAACGGCAGCACAGCATATGAACGATCAGGGCATGCCTGAGCTAAAAGAACGCGATGGTAATGTGAGTTTAACGCGTGATGGTATGCCACAAAATGTCGGTATTCCGAAACCCGCTCCTATTCCAGCAGGGGGGGATTTGAATGCGCCTAGCGCACCTCAGGTTGAGAACAATGAGGTTCCAAAAGTACAGGTTACGCAAGAGCTTGAAACTCAGAAAAATGCCTCGTTGGGGTTAATCTCGATTATTGTCTTGATTATTTTAGCGATTATTGCTTGGCTGATGTTCAAATAA
- a CDS encoding type II secretion system protein N, with the protein MGFDLQKLPELNQKQFERVAPLCLMLLILALCWKLAGLFWLWVAPPQVMQMPRVELGSQQPQVPHITNFALFAEQSKNPADDQLNLQLQGVVVGQPSQFSSAVIKANNVAERYRVGENIEGSAYYLSEVYWDRVLLKNNSGQTRELFFQGIDNLDQQIVPPVTAPVVAPAVSQEQQALGQAVQNLQQDREQYLKDLGVNTNNTGQGYQVTEQTPAALRSRLGLQAGDQIMSLNGQTIGQGQNDAQLLERARREGQVKIEVKRGDRIITVQQNFQ; encoded by the coding sequence ATGGGTTTTGATCTGCAAAAATTACCAGAGCTGAATCAGAAACAGTTTGAGCGCGTAGCACCCCTGTGTTTAATGCTTTTGATCTTGGCGCTATGCTGGAAGTTGGCTGGCTTGTTTTGGCTTTGGGTGGCACCACCACAAGTTATGCAAATGCCGCGCGTTGAATTGGGTTCACAGCAACCCCAAGTTCCGCATATTACCAATTTTGCGCTATTTGCAGAGCAAAGTAAGAATCCCGCAGATGATCAGCTCAATTTACAGCTACAAGGGGTGGTGGTTGGACAACCCAGTCAGTTCTCATCTGCTGTGATTAAGGCAAATAATGTGGCAGAGCGCTATCGGGTCGGGGAAAACATCGAAGGCAGCGCTTATTATTTGTCAGAGGTGTATTGGGATCGCGTGCTTCTCAAAAATAACAGTGGGCAAACCCGAGAATTGTTTTTTCAAGGGATTGATAATTTAGATCAGCAAATTGTGCCCCCTGTAACAGCACCTGTTGTAGCTCCTGCTGTGAGTCAAGAGCAGCAAGCATTAGGTCAAGCAGTACAGAACTTACAACAAGATCGTGAGCAATATTTAAAAGATTTGGGTGTAAATACCAATAACACGGGGCAGGGTTATCAAGTCACTGAGCAAACACCGGCTGCACTACGAAGCCGTTTAGGCTTGCAGGCTGGAGATCAGATTATGTCTTTAAATGGTCAAACGATCGGACAGGGGCAAAACGACGCGCAGCTGTTAGAACGTGCGCGCCGTGAAGGACAAGTAAAAATAGAAGTGAAACGTGGTGATCGTATCATTACGGTACAACAGAATTTTCAGTGA
- the gspD gene encoding type II secretion system secretin GspD codes for MALLNHRPVWALTIAAPLLAMVSTASYAQTWKINLRDADLTAFINEVADITGKNFAVDPRVRGNVTVISNKALNKQEVYDLFLGVLNVNGVVAIPSGRTIKIVPDSNVKSSGIPYDIRHRATGDQVVTRVIWLENTNANDLIPALRPLMPQFAHLSAVNGTNALIVSDRASNIYQLETIIRNLDGTGQNDIEAVSLQSSQAEEMIGLLESMSGTGSIKDLKGSRIRIIADNRTNRIILKGDTATRKRIRQMIEMLDVPAAERLGGLKVFRLKYASAKSLSEILQGLVSGQAVNSSELNDSNNNSNSSYNQNNSSSEGSSSQISTPSINLNSQSNRNQNNITSFNSNGVSIIADSSQNALVVKADPQLMREIESAIQQLDTRRQQVLIEATILEVEGNDADQLGVQWAMGDLSSGVGIINFDNIGSSLKSIAANYLTGGGAGAASAIGAGGSLILGDYKEGSDGSRQLYGAMIQALKSNTKSNLLSTPSIVTMDNEEAYIVVGENVPFVTGSVSTTSSGTANPYTTIERKDVGVTLKVVPHIGEGGTIRLEIEQEVSDVKTNKGEAQDLVTSKRAIKTSVLAEHGNTIVLGGLISDNTAYSRQSIPGLGAIPGLGRLFRSDGKSDQKRNLLVFIHPTIVGDGESARRLSQQRYSQLYSLQLAMDKDGSFAKLPENVDDVFQQRLPVTSTKPALPQSYQQVPSSPTTTQPMVETTPVAIEPAIRKQPIANVPKNTTSRQLYPTVYSQLGLNLMMQNVQGGRLAQAVSTSYSIPERYTENVSIGAA; via the coding sequence ATGGCTTTATTGAATCACCGCCCTGTTTGGGCACTGACAATCGCAGCACCTTTGCTTGCCATGGTGAGTACAGCCAGCTATGCACAAACATGGAAAATTAATCTGCGCGATGCAGACTTAACTGCATTTATTAATGAAGTTGCAGATATTACGGGGAAAAACTTTGCAGTTGATCCACGGGTACGCGGCAATGTCACGGTGATTTCAAACAAAGCGTTGAATAAGCAAGAAGTCTACGACTTGTTCTTAGGGGTCTTGAATGTCAATGGTGTAGTCGCGATTCCTTCTGGTCGGACCATTAAAATTGTGCCTGACAGTAATGTTAAAAGTTCAGGCATTCCCTATGATATTCGTCACCGTGCCACAGGCGATCAGGTTGTGACGCGAGTGATTTGGTTGGAAAACACCAATGCCAATGATTTGATTCCTGCATTGCGTCCATTGATGCCGCAGTTTGCACATTTATCTGCAGTGAATGGCACCAATGCACTGATTGTTTCCGATCGTGCTAGCAATATTTATCAGCTTGAAACCATTATCCGTAATTTGGATGGGACGGGACAAAATGACATCGAAGCGGTGTCGTTGCAATCGAGTCAGGCTGAGGAAATGATTGGGTTACTGGAAAGTATGAGCGGAACGGGCTCAATCAAAGATTTAAAAGGTTCCAGAATACGGATCATTGCAGATAACCGTACCAATCGGATTATTTTAAAAGGGGATACCGCGACACGTAAACGTATTCGCCAAATGATTGAGATGCTGGATGTGCCTGCTGCGGAGCGTTTGGGGGGCTTGAAAGTGTTCCGCTTAAAATATGCCAGCGCCAAAAGCTTATCCGAAATTTTACAAGGTTTGGTCTCAGGACAGGCTGTTAATTCTAGCGAGCTTAATGACAGTAATAACAATAGTAATTCCAGCTATAACCAAAATAATAGTTCCAGTGAAGGTTCATCTTCACAAATTTCCACACCCAGTATTAATTTAAATAGCCAGTCCAATCGCAATCAGAACAACATCACCAGCTTTAACAGCAATGGGGTGAGTATTATTGCCGATAGTTCGCAAAATGCGTTGGTGGTCAAAGCAGACCCTCAGTTGATGCGTGAAATCGAGTCAGCTATTCAACAGTTAGATACCCGTCGTCAGCAAGTCCTGATTGAGGCGACTATTCTCGAGGTGGAGGGTAACGATGCCGACCAATTGGGCGTACAATGGGCGATGGGTGATTTAAGTAGTGGTGTTGGAATTATCAATTTTGACAATATCGGTTCGAGTCTCAAAAGTATTGCTGCAAATTATTTAACGGGGGGCGGGGCAGGGGCTGCAAGTGCAATCGGTGCAGGTGGCTCACTGATCCTTGGGGATTATAAAGAAGGCAGTGATGGCTCGCGTCAGTTATATGGTGCGATGATTCAGGCGCTAAAAAGTAATACCAAGTCGAATTTGCTGTCTACTCCATCGATTGTCACTATGGATAATGAAGAGGCCTATATCGTCGTGGGTGAAAATGTGCCCTTTGTAACAGGCTCAGTTTCTACCACCTCTTCAGGTACAGCCAACCCCTACACTACCATTGAGCGTAAAGATGTAGGTGTAACGCTTAAGGTAGTGCCGCATATTGGTGAAGGTGGAACCATTCGCTTAGAGATTGAACAAGAAGTTTCAGATGTCAAAACCAATAAAGGTGAAGCACAGGATTTGGTCACCAGTAAACGCGCAATTAAAACTTCGGTCTTGGCGGAACATGGCAATACCATTGTTTTAGGTGGCTTGATTTCGGATAACACGGCTTATTCACGCCAATCTATTCCAGGCCTTGGTGCAATACCAGGGTTGGGGCGTTTATTCCGCTCAGATGGTAAGTCAGATCAGAAGCGCAATTTGCTGGTTTTCATTCATCCGACGATTGTGGGAGATGGAGAGTCTGCGCGTCGCCTTTCTCAACAGCGTTACAGTCAGCTTTATAGCTTGCAGTTGGCCATGGATAAAGATGGTAGCTTTGCTAAATTGCCTGAAAATGTCGATGATGTCTTCCAACAGCGTTTGCCTGTGACATCAACCAAGCCGGCCTTGCCACAATCGTATCAACAAGTGCCAAGCAGTCCAACCACAACCCAACCGATGGTTGAAACAACGCCTGTGGCCATTGAGCCTGCGATTCGTAAACAGCCGATTGCTAATGTTCCTAAAAATACCACCTCGCGTCAGCTATACCCAACGGTTTATTCTCAGCTAGGCTTGAACCTGATGATGCAAAATGTTCAAGGTGGTCGCTTGGCACAGGCGGTATCGACAAGCTATTCCATCCCTGAGCGATATACTGAGAATGTCTCGATAGGTGCAGCCTAG